In Blastopirellula sediminis, the following proteins share a genomic window:
- a CDS encoding bL17 family ribosomal protein: MRHRKKGRVLGRSSPHRKAMMRNMASSLLLSLRSDDVNESGYEYLSTDTPDAGRNVPKVKGRIITTITKAKEIRPYIEKVITIARNALPSIRAAEKLATKLQKYDSNGKVNEAYKEWRKSDAYVAWNNAQAPALAARRRCVALLGNHQAVDILFDQVAPKFEDRQGGYTRILRLATPRLGDAGTRAIIEFVGNERDRVSEAAQRPAFEGEAAAAE, encoded by the coding sequence ATGCGACATCGAAAAAAAGGCCGCGTTCTCGGACGTTCGTCCCCTCACCGCAAGGCGATGATGCGGAACATGGCGAGCAGCCTGCTCCTCTCGCTCCGTAGCGACGACGTGAATGAATCGGGTTACGAGTACCTCTCGACCGATACGCCGGACGCCGGCCGTAACGTTCCGAAGGTCAAGGGCCGCATCATCACGACGATCACCAAGGCGAAGGAAATTCGCCCGTACATCGAAAAGGTGATCACCATCGCTCGTAATGCGTTGCCGAGCATTCGCGCCGCCGAGAAGTTGGCGACCAAGCTGCAGAAGTACGATTCGAACGGCAAGGTCAACGAAGCCTACAAAGAATGGCGCAAGAGCGACGCCTACGTCGCTTGGAACAACGCCCAGGCTCCCGCGTTGGCCGCTCGTCGTCGCTGCGTCGCCCTGCTGGGCAACCATCAGGCGGTCGACATCCTGTTCGATCAGGTCGCTCCGAAGTTTGAAGATCGCCAAGGGGGTTACACCCGCATTCTGCGTCTGGCCACGCCCCGTTTGGGCGACGCCGGTACGCGTGCGATCATCGAATTCGTCGGCAACGAACGGGACCGCGTCAGCGAAGCCGCCCAGCGTCCGGCCTTCGAAGGCGAAGCCGCCGCGGCCGAGTAA
- a CDS encoding DNA-directed RNA polymerase subunit alpha yields MHIRWRGLELPSVVNCEAETLSQTYGKFIAEPFERGFGVTIGNSLRRILLSSLEGAAVTQIKVRGAQHEFTSIPGVVEDMTEIVLNTKAIVVKKHSEMTKVITIEKQGPCTITGADIQCDPEVEIINKDIHLCTITGEIPFMMEMVVESGRGYVPATEHSTAEHEIGIIPVDAVYSPVTRVRYEVEETRVGQKTNYDKLTLEIWTDGSIHPEYALVEAAKILRKHLNPFVQYNELGSKISIPSRTQSSGLDPVLESKLNMSLAEMHLSVRASNCLESENINTVRDLVRRTEDQLMEVRNFGETTLTEVKEKLKELGLHLGMRVQSAPR; encoded by the coding sequence ATGCATATTCGCTGGCGCGGTTTGGAACTGCCGAGCGTCGTTAATTGCGAAGCCGAAACCCTCTCGCAAACCTACGGCAAGTTCATTGCGGAACCGTTTGAACGCGGTTTCGGCGTGACCATCGGCAATAGCTTGCGTCGCATCCTGCTGTCGAGCCTGGAAGGCGCAGCGGTTACGCAGATTAAGGTTCGCGGAGCTCAGCACGAGTTCACCTCGATCCCGGGCGTCGTCGAAGACATGACAGAGATCGTCCTGAACACCAAGGCGATCGTCGTCAAAAAGCACTCCGAGATGACCAAGGTCATCACGATCGAAAAGCAGGGCCCCTGCACGATTACCGGCGCCGACATTCAGTGCGATCCGGAAGTCGAGATCATCAACAAAGACATCCACCTCTGCACGATCACCGGCGAAATTCCATTCATGATGGAAATGGTCGTCGAATCGGGCCGTGGTTATGTGCCGGCGACCGAGCACAGCACCGCTGAACACGAAATCGGGATCATCCCGGTCGACGCCGTTTACAGCCCGGTGACTCGCGTTCGCTACGAAGTGGAAGAAACCCGCGTTGGTCAAAAGACCAACTACGACAAGCTGACCCTGGAAATCTGGACCGACGGTTCGATTCATCCGGAGTACGCTTTGGTCGAAGCGGCGAAGATTCTCCGCAAGCACCTCAATCCGTTCGTTCAATACAACGAACTCGGCTCGAAGATCAGCATCCCCAGCCGTACGCAATCGAGCGGCCTGGATCCGGTGCTGGAATCGAAGCTGAACATGAGCCTGGCCGAGATGCACCTGTCGGTGCGTGCCAGCAACTGCTTGGAATCGGAAAATATCAATACGGTCCGCGACCTGGTTCGCCGTACCGAAGATCAGTTGATGGAAGTTCGTAACTTTGGCGAAACGACGCTGACCGAAGTGAAGGAAAAGCTGAAAGAGCTGGGCCTGCACTTGGGAATGCGAGTTCAATCGGCGCCTCGTTAG
- the rpsK gene encoding 30S ribosomal protein S11: MAKAVKKKIRRNVLQAVVHIKATFNNTQVTITDAKGDSLCWASAGTCGFKGSRKSTPFAGQCAAQQAAEKALKFGVKEVEVRVKGPGSGRESAITALAAAGLNVRSIEDCTPIPHNGCRPPKKRRV, encoded by the coding sequence GTGGCCAAGGCAGTAAAGAAGAAGATTCGTCGCAACGTCTTGCAGGCGGTCGTGCATATCAAGGCGACCTTCAACAACACGCAAGTCACGATTACCGACGCCAAAGGGGACTCGCTGTGCTGGGCGAGCGCCGGAACTTGCGGCTTCAAGGGTAGCCGTAAGAGCACCCCGTTCGCCGGCCAATGTGCGGCTCAACAAGCTGCCGAAAAGGCGCTGAAGTTCGGCGTGAAGGAAGTGGAAGTTCGCGTGAAGGGTCCGGGTTCGGGCCGTGAAAGCGCGATCACCGCTCTGGCCGCCGCCGGTCTGAACGTTCGTTCGATCGAAGACTGCACGCCGATTCCGCACAACGGTTGCCGTCCGCCGAAGAAACGCCGCGTCTAG
- the rpsM gene encoding 30S ribosomal protein S13, translating to MGVDIPNDKPTWVSLTYLYGVGPHTARELCVKVGISQDRLAGELHEDELSKIAGLLETEYTVEGPLRRQIAQNIQRLNRIVCYRGLRHRRGLPVRGQRTRTNARTRKGPKKTVAGKKGVKDLR from the coding sequence ATGGGTGTCGACATTCCGAACGACAAACCGACTTGGGTTTCGCTCACGTACTTGTACGGAGTCGGCCCGCACACCGCTCGCGAGCTGTGCGTGAAGGTTGGTATCTCGCAAGACCGTTTGGCGGGCGAGCTCCATGAAGACGAGCTCAGCAAGATCGCCGGGTTGCTGGAAACGGAATACACCGTCGAAGGTCCGCTCCGCCGACAAATCGCTCAAAACATTCAGCGTTTGAATCGCATTGTTTGCTATCGCGGCCTGCGTCATCGCCGCGGTCTGCCGGTTCGCGGTCAGCGAACCCGCACCAATGCCCGTACTCGCAAGGGACCGAAGAAGACGGTCGCCGGCAAGAAGGGCGTGAAGGACCTGCGTTAA
- the rpmJ gene encoding 50S ribosomal protein L36 translates to MKVRASVKRICDKCKVVRRRGRIFVICENPRHKQRQG, encoded by the coding sequence ATGAAAGTTCGAGCCAGCGTAAAACGCATCTGCGACAAGTGCAAAGTAGTCCGCCGCCGTGGTCGGATTTTCGTGATCTGCGAGAATCCCCGCCACAAGCAACGTCAGGGCTAG
- a CDS encoding sulfatase-like hydrolase/transferase — translation MSRIASLFFVLLTTSLASAAEKPNILFLFADDYSYECVGAYGHPMVHTPNLDQLAKQGTRFTHAYNMGSWSGAVCVASRTMLNTGRFVWHAEKVYKTADKERVAGRFWSEYMKAAGYDTYMTGKWHVPADAAKAFATSAHIRGGMPNQTDQGYDRPQADGTDYWSPSDPKFGGFWAGGKHWSEVVADDAIGFLETAAKQDKPFFMYLAFNAVHDPRQSPQDFVDRYPADKTDVPADFLPEYPEKEAMGAGKGLRDEKLAPFPRTPHAIQVHRSEYYAIIEHMDVQIGRILDALKATGQADNTYIFFTADHGLACGHHGLMGKQNMYDHSVRVPLLVSGPGLPQGKVCEVPVYLQDVMATALEIAGVAKPDHVEFRSLLPVINGERDVQYEAIYGAYLERQRMITADGYKLILYPTIGKVKLFNLTADPQEMEDLAAKPEQRERISALLQRLLVLQTEVGDKLDLKKAYADWL, via the coding sequence ATGTCCAGAATCGCCTCGCTGTTCTTCGTTTTGCTGACGACGTCGCTGGCCTCCGCTGCTGAGAAGCCGAACATTCTCTTTCTGTTCGCTGACGACTACAGCTACGAATGCGTCGGAGCGTACGGGCACCCGATGGTCCATACGCCCAATTTGGATCAGTTGGCGAAACAAGGAACTCGCTTTACTCACGCCTACAACATGGGATCGTGGAGCGGCGCCGTTTGCGTCGCCAGCCGCACGATGCTGAACACCGGACGCTTTGTCTGGCATGCAGAAAAGGTCTATAAGACCGCCGACAAAGAACGGGTCGCTGGGCGATTCTGGTCGGAGTACATGAAAGCGGCCGGCTACGACACCTACATGACCGGCAAATGGCATGTGCCGGCCGACGCGGCGAAAGCCTTTGCAACGAGCGCTCATATCCGCGGCGGCATGCCGAATCAGACCGATCAAGGCTATGATCGCCCGCAGGCGGACGGCACGGACTACTGGTCTCCGTCCGATCCGAAGTTCGGCGGTTTCTGGGCCGGCGGCAAACATTGGAGCGAAGTGGTCGCCGACGATGCGATTGGTTTCCTGGAAACGGCCGCCAAACAGGACAAACCGTTCTTCATGTACCTGGCGTTTAACGCGGTGCACGATCCGCGGCAGTCGCCGCAGGACTTTGTCGATCGCTACCCGGCCGACAAAACCGACGTGCCGGCCGACTTTCTGCCGGAATATCCCGAAAAAGAAGCGATGGGCGCCGGCAAAGGTCTGCGTGACGAGAAACTAGCGCCGTTCCCGCGAACTCCGCATGCGATTCAGGTTCATCGCAGCGAGTATTACGCGATTATCGAGCACATGGACGTCCAAATCGGCCGCATCCTCGACGCGCTGAAGGCGACCGGCCAAGCGGATAACACCTATATCTTCTTCACCGCCGACCATGGTCTGGCCTGCGGGCACCATGGGCTGATGGGCAAACAGAACATGTATGACCACAGCGTCCGAGTGCCGCTGCTGGTCTCGGGCCCCGGATTGCCGCAGGGGAAAGTGTGCGAAGTGCCGGTTTATCTGCAGGATGTGATGGCCACGGCGCTGGAAATCGCTGGGGTCGCCAAGCCGGATCACGTCGAATTCCGCAGTTTGCTGCCGGTGATCAACGGCGAGCGGGACGTCCAATACGAGGCGATTTATGGCGCCTACCTGGAACGTCAGCGGATGATCACCGCCGACGGCTACAAATTGATCCTCTACCCGACGATTGGGAAGGTAAAGCTGTTTAACCTGACGGCCGATCCGCAAGAAATGGAAGATCTGGCGGCCAAACCGGAGCAGCGCGAGCGAATTTCCGCACTTTTGCAGCGACTGCTGGTGCTGCAAACCGAAGTCGGGGACAAGCTCGACCTGAAAAAAGCGTACGCTGATTGGCTCTAA
- a CDS encoding peptidylprolyl isomerase, which produces MLRLAMIAAFSVLSASTLLAAPTVPAAQGKVTDQVFFDIAINGQPAGRIVIGLFGEDVPKTAANFRALCTGEKGKGRSGVPLSYKGSTFHRVIPQFMLQGGDFTNGNGTGGESIYGAKFADENFKFTHDGAGVLSMANSGPNTNGSQFFITTVKTSWLDGRHVVFGRVLQGMDVVKKVESLGSEGGKTRATITIADCGVVK; this is translated from the coding sequence ATGTTGCGCTTGGCGATGATTGCTGCATTTTCGGTTCTTTCCGCTTCGACCTTGTTGGCCGCTCCTACCGTTCCTGCGGCGCAGGGCAAAGTGACTGATCAGGTCTTTTTCGATATTGCGATCAATGGGCAACCAGCCGGCCGCATCGTGATCGGCTTGTTCGGTGAAGATGTCCCGAAAACCGCCGCCAACTTCCGCGCTCTTTGCACCGGCGAAAAAGGGAAGGGACGCTCCGGAGTGCCGCTGTCGTACAAAGGGAGCACGTTTCACCGCGTCATTCCGCAGTTCATGCTCCAGGGGGGGGACTTCACCAACGGTAACGGCACCGGCGGTGAAAGCATCTACGGCGCCAAGTTTGCCGACGAGAACTTCAAGTTCACCCACGATGGAGCGGGCGTCTTGAGCATGGCCAACTCGGGCCCGAACACCAACGGCTCGCAGTTTTTCATCACCACGGTCAAAACCTCCTGGCTCGACGGTCGTCACGTCGTGTTCGGCCGGGTTTTGCAGGGGATGGACGTCGTGAAGAAGGTTGAATCGCTCGGTTCAGAAGGGGGTAAAACCCGCGCGACGATCACCATTGCCGACTGCGGCGTGGTCAAATAG
- a CDS encoding DUF1559 family PulG-like putative transporter, with the protein MISLSPRIYFVLLLLFALLHGGCSCNSAESRLASISLRRSDDDEDQPTPPPAQTPPPVQPAATPPPAQPAAVPATPPPSAAPNTPAATPTPTPNPNPPAMPAETAPPVNPKFASRRERIEQLAENPPADKAEEARTKLEIIGEALADMIVDKAEIPSAVRKDSRGNTLLGWRVELLPYLGYEDLYAEFAVDKPWNDKQNLALAKKIPPVYQSPERQDEATNFLMAFGPTCAARASSPTGLDAVGRRSLATIPLIVEADDAMSVSWVKPFDLEFNPAAPREGMGELRGGSIFVVTADGKAHKVPASVTPTEMTDFFVLANGFDIRKVAVAQSQPQPENVAASATAPADNQIAANIPAKMTPSPSPAAVEPGPALGGAQPAQTTPGVGKLPIPDPKLTEEAEMRIREIFANEFRGADSENRRADLAKTLVDAGKNLGDDPVQQFAMYSLAYQMAQKGKSPVTAKDAFDRLNSQFEFDTVNQQLQLLRFSAEYVSRIPQDRKEDFKQLAIKIWQVSYDRNNFKAVDELFTIIETFARSQNDAAMMQRITGLREDVSEARKVYADIESQFLSLERPSFNPEGNLLVGRYLCFHRNQWQQGIPFLAKSSNQKLKDAALLELESPTTPTLQAEIGDMWWESVTGFPPVEKKRIQRRAAQWYQSAIAGLPNNIERIKVQRNLDEYKKLYPGEPIPPLAPTLGTASR; encoded by the coding sequence ATGATCTCGTTATCTCCGCGAATTTACTTTGTTTTGCTCCTCCTGTTCGCCTTGTTGCATGGGGGCTGCAGTTGTAATTCCGCCGAAAGTCGCTTGGCCTCGATTAGCCTGCGACGTTCGGATGACGACGAAGACCAGCCGACGCCGCCTCCGGCTCAAACGCCGCCGCCCGTCCAACCAGCGGCGACTCCTCCTCCCGCGCAACCTGCAGCAGTTCCTGCGACTCCTCCCCCAAGCGCAGCTCCCAATACGCCGGCAGCCACTCCAACTCCAACGCCGAATCCCAATCCTCCGGCGATGCCTGCCGAAACGGCCCCTCCGGTAAATCCAAAATTTGCGTCACGTCGCGAGCGAATTGAGCAACTGGCGGAGAATCCTCCGGCCGACAAAGCCGAAGAAGCGCGGACCAAGCTTGAAATCATCGGCGAAGCCTTGGCCGACATGATCGTCGACAAGGCGGAGATTCCCTCGGCGGTTCGCAAAGATTCGCGAGGCAACACGCTGCTCGGTTGGCGAGTCGAACTCCTCCCGTATCTGGGCTACGAAGATCTGTACGCCGAATTCGCCGTCGACAAGCCGTGGAACGATAAACAAAACCTGGCGCTCGCCAAGAAGATCCCGCCGGTTTACCAATCGCCGGAGCGCCAGGACGAAGCGACCAACTTCTTAATGGCCTTTGGTCCGACGTGCGCCGCCCGAGCGTCGTCTCCCACCGGACTGGACGCGGTCGGCCGCCGATCGCTCGCCACGATTCCGCTGATCGTCGAAGCGGACGATGCGATGTCGGTCAGCTGGGTCAAACCGTTTGACCTCGAATTCAATCCCGCCGCTCCTCGTGAAGGGATGGGGGAACTCCGGGGTGGATCGATTTTCGTCGTTACCGCCGACGGCAAAGCGCACAAGGTTCCCGCCTCCGTCACGCCGACCGAGATGACTGATTTCTTTGTGCTGGCGAATGGATTCGACATTCGCAAAGTCGCCGTCGCCCAGTCGCAGCCGCAACCGGAAAATGTCGCCGCCAGCGCAACTGCGCCGGCCGACAATCAGATCGCTGCGAACATTCCAGCCAAAATGACTCCCAGCCCGTCGCCGGCTGCGGTCGAACCTGGTCCCGCGCTGGGCGGAGCGCAGCCTGCCCAAACGACGCCCGGGGTTGGCAAACTGCCGATTCCTGATCCCAAGCTGACCGAAGAGGCCGAAATGCGCATTCGCGAGATTTTCGCGAATGAGTTTCGGGGCGCTGATTCCGAAAACCGCCGCGCTGATCTGGCGAAGACTCTCGTCGACGCCGGCAAAAATCTTGGCGACGATCCGGTTCAGCAGTTCGCGATGTATTCGCTGGCCTATCAAATGGCCCAGAAGGGCAAATCCCCGGTGACTGCGAAGGACGCCTTTGACCGTTTGAACAGTCAATTTGAGTTCGACACGGTCAATCAACAGTTGCAACTGTTGCGATTCTCGGCCGAGTACGTCTCGCGCATCCCGCAAGATCGCAAAGAGGATTTCAAGCAGTTGGCGATCAAAATCTGGCAAGTGTCGTACGATCGCAATAACTTCAAAGCGGTCGACGAACTCTTCACGATCATCGAAACGTTCGCTCGCTCGCAAAACGATGCGGCGATGATGCAGCGTATTACCGGCCTGCGGGAAGATGTTTCGGAGGCTCGCAAGGTCTACGCCGACATCGAATCGCAGTTCCTATCGCTCGAACGTCCCTCGTTCAATCCGGAAGGGAACTTGCTGGTCGGACGCTATCTCTGTTTCCATCGCAACCAATGGCAACAGGGAATTCCCTTCCTGGCGAAGTCGAGCAATCAGAAGTTGAAAGACGCCGCTCTGCTCGAGTTGGAATCGCCGACCACTCCCACGCTGCAAGCCGAAATCGGCGACATGTGGTGGGAATCGGTGACCGGCTTCCCCCCGGTCGAAAAGAAGCGAATCCAACGTCGCGCCGCTCAGTGGTACCAGTCAGCCATCGCTGGCTTGCCCAACAACATCGAACGAATCAAAGTCCAGCGGAACCTCGACGAGTACAAGAAACTCTATCCCGGCGAGCCGATCCCGCCGCTCGCTCCGACGCTCGGCACGGCCAGTCGATAG
- a CDS encoding ADP-ribosylglycohydrolase family protein: MSDREISENSPSQRDAILGTLLGVAVGDALGLPYENLSRLRGERLFGEPDRYRLIPGIGLISDDTEHNCIVAQSLIAQGTDVDRFLPDFARRLKRWGILLPAGTGRATIIACARLMVGVSPQRSGIFSAGNGPAMRAPILGAAIRDLDQLREFVRVSTRVTHTDPKAEFGAWAIALATNLSWQDQELSPQRFFQRLTETIADEPAEELIDLVAKVIASVEAGESTTDFLDSRDLGKGVSGYVYHTVPAALHVWLSFPNDYRNAVQTMIRCGGDADTTAAIVGGIVGARTGTAGIPPEWIAGLRDWPRTTRWMKELGGALADSVETGATDIPPQLPWWKELPRNLAFLTLVVGYGFRRLLPPY; this comes from the coding sequence ATGAGCGACCGGGAGATCTCGGAGAATTCACCCTCGCAAAGGGACGCGATTCTCGGAACCCTGTTGGGCGTCGCAGTCGGAGACGCGTTGGGGCTCCCCTACGAAAATCTTTCTCGTCTCCGCGGAGAGCGACTGTTCGGCGAACCAGATCGCTATCGCCTGATCCCCGGAATCGGTTTGATTTCGGACGATACCGAGCACAACTGCATAGTTGCCCAGTCGCTGATCGCGCAAGGGACCGACGTTGACCGCTTTCTACCGGACTTCGCCCGGCGGCTAAAACGCTGGGGGATCTTGCTTCCGGCTGGGACTGGGCGGGCCACCATCATCGCCTGCGCGAGGTTGATGGTTGGCGTTTCTCCGCAGCGCAGCGGGATATTTTCCGCGGGGAATGGCCCGGCGATGCGGGCTCCGATTCTGGGGGCGGCGATTCGCGATTTGGATCAGTTACGCGAGTTCGTACGTGTCTCTACCCGTGTCACGCACACCGATCCAAAGGCGGAATTCGGAGCGTGGGCGATCGCCCTGGCGACGAACCTCTCGTGGCAAGATCAGGAGCTTTCCCCGCAGCGTTTTTTTCAGCGATTGACCGAGACGATTGCGGACGAGCCTGCGGAAGAACTGATTGACTTGGTCGCCAAAGTGATCGCTAGCGTCGAAGCGGGCGAATCGACCACGGACTTTTTAGATTCGCGAGATCTTGGCAAGGGAGTCAGCGGTTACGTCTACCATACGGTTCCGGCGGCATTGCACGTATGGCTTTCTTTTCCCAACGACTACCGCAATGCGGTCCAAACGATGATCCGCTGCGGAGGAGACGCCGATACTACGGCGGCGATTGTCGGCGGTATCGTGGGAGCGAGAACCGGCACGGCGGGAATCCCACCGGAGTGGATTGCCGGGCTGCGAGACTGGCCGCGCACGACGCGGTGGATGAAAGAGCTAGGGGGAGCTTTGGCCGACAGCGTCGAAACTGGCGCCACGGACATACCGCCGCAACTTCCCTGGTGGAAAGAACTGCCGAGAAACCTTGCGTTTCTGACGCTGGTCGTCGGGTATGGATTCCGACGACTACTTCCTCCCTACTAG
- a CDS encoding LptF/LptG family permease, producing the protein MCIIDRYLLVQFIKSFLIFFISFTGLYVVIDSFNNLDEFLRYGEQTGRGAFPILIEYYTPRIFTFFNMTGGILTLIAAMFTVTWLQRHNEMTALMAAGITKERIVRPVIIAVAFIAVLGALNREFVVPEYSDALSRNAQDWLGESAKQLQPKYDNLTDVLISGNHTFANEMRIEAPKFRLPRSQPGVGTKLNADNAFYKPAEGDRPSGYLLDNVTEPENLAEVSSLFDRDDNVFVMMPKDYSWLAPNQCFVISELTFEQLTASREWRNSASTWALVSALRNRSLDFGADVRVEIHSRLTQPFLDMTLLLLGLPLVLKNDNRNVFVAIGLCGVVVILFFGVTMASRGMGANYMISPALAAWFPLMIFVPFATYMSESMRA; encoded by the coding sequence CTTGGACGAGTTCCTCCGCTATGGTGAGCAAACGGGACGAGGCGCGTTTCCGATTCTGATCGAATACTACACGCCGCGGATTTTCACCTTCTTCAACATGACCGGCGGCATTTTGACGCTGATTGCCGCGATGTTTACGGTCACCTGGCTGCAGCGGCATAACGAAATGACCGCGCTGATGGCGGCCGGAATTACCAAAGAGCGAATCGTCCGCCCGGTGATTATCGCGGTGGCGTTTATCGCGGTGCTCGGGGCGCTAAATCGCGAGTTTGTGGTGCCGGAATATTCCGACGCGCTCAGCCGGAACGCCCAGGATTGGCTTGGCGAATCGGCCAAGCAACTGCAGCCGAAGTACGATAACCTGACCGACGTGCTGATCAGCGGCAATCATACGTTCGCCAACGAGATGCGCATTGAAGCTCCCAAGTTTCGGCTCCCTCGTTCGCAACCGGGCGTCGGCACGAAGTTGAACGCCGATAACGCCTTCTATAAGCCGGCCGAAGGGGACCGTCCGAGCGGTTACTTGCTCGATAACGTGACCGAGCCGGAAAACCTGGCCGAAGTTTCGTCGCTGTTCGACCGCGACGACAACGTCTTTGTGATGATGCCGAAAGATTATTCGTGGCTCGCGCCCAATCAGTGCTTCGTCATCAGCGAACTGACGTTCGAACAGCTGACCGCGAGTCGCGAGTGGCGAAACAGTGCGTCGACTTGGGCGCTCGTCTCGGCGCTGCGGAATCGTTCGCTCGACTTTGGCGCCGACGTTCGGGTCGAGATCCATAGCCGGCTGACGCAGCCGTTTCTCGATATGACGCTGCTGCTGCTCGGTTTGCCGCTGGTGCTGAAGAACGACAACCGCAACGTCTTTGTGGCGATCGGCTTGTGCGGCGTGGTCGTGATCCTGTTCTTCGGCGTCACGATGGCCAGCCGCGGAATGGGAGCGAACTACATGATCAGCCCGGCGCTGGCGGCCTGGTTTCCGCTGATGATCTTCGTGCCGTTCGCGACTTACATGTCGGAATCGATGCGGGCATGA